The DNA sequence GAAGCCATCATTTCCATGGCACCGGGCCACGGAGAAGGGCACAACTCGGGACAGGCCGTCAACATCGTGGCGGCGCTCGCGGTCAAAGAGCTCATGGAGCGCGACAACATCCCCGGGACCCTGATGATCTGGCCGGGCATCGCGGAAGAGCAGGTCGGCTCCAAGGCCTTCTTCGTCCGTGAGGGGATCTTCAACGACGTCGACGTGAACCTCTTCACGCACGTCGGCTCCAACTTCGGGATGTCCTGGGGCCAGGGCGGCGGCAACGCGCTCTGGTCGGTGCAGTTCCGCTTCACCGGCGAGACCGCCCACTCCGCGGGTTCACCCTGGCGCGGGCGCTCGGCGCTGGATGCCGTGATGCTCATGGCCCAGGCCTGGGAGTTCAAGCGTGAGCACCTGCAGCCGGCCGCACGCTCCCACTACATCATCGTGGACGGTGGAGACCAACCCAACGTGGTGCCGCAGACGGCGACCATCTGGTTCTACTTCCGCGAGCGGGACTATCCGCGCACCAAGGCCATGTACGACGCAGCGGTGAAGATGGCCGAAGGCGCCGCACTGATGACCGGGACCACAGTCGACACCATCATGACGGTCGGCTCCGCATGGGGTCGTCACTTCTCCAAGCCCGTGGCAGAGGTCGCCTACGCCAATATCCAAAGGGTGGGCCTGCCTCAATGGAGCGAGGCGGATCAAACGCTGGCGCGCGGACTGCAAAAGGAGCTCGGCGTGGACGAGGACGGCCTGGCCGACTCGATCCCCGAGTTGAGCGGACCGGTCGATCTGGAGCGGTCTCTGGGCGGCGGCTCCGATGACATCGGTGACATCTCCTGGAACATGCCGACCATCACCCTCAACTACCCGTCGAACATCCCGGGCGGCCCCGGACACAACTGGGCCAACGGGATCGCCATGGCCACACCCATCGCCCACAAAGGCGCCGTGGCCGGCGCCAAGGTCCAGGCGCTGACACTTCTGGACCTGTTGCTGACGCCCAAGCTCGTCACCGATGCCTGGGACTACTTCAATACCGTGCAGACCGCGGAGACCAAGTACACGCCGTTCATCGCTCCCACCGATCAGCCCGCCATCTGGCTGAACGAAGAGATCATGGCGAAGTGGCGTCCGCAGATGCGAGAGTACTATTACGACCCCTCGCGCTTCTCGAACTACCTCGAGCAGCTCGGGATCGAGTACCCCACCGTGCGGACGCGGCCGGTCAGCGAGCAAGACGGGCGCTGATCTCCCTCGCACCACCTGGAGCGCCGGGCGTCCCGCACGCCCGGCGCTCTTCTTTCACCGTGGACACCCATGCCTGAACGACTCCGGGTCGGCGTGATCGGCGCAGGGCGCTGGTCCAACACGGCCCACCTTCCTGGCTTCCACCGCTCGCCGGCGTGCGACCTCGTCGCCATCTGCGACCGAGACCTCGATCTCGCACAGGCCCGTGCCGCCCAGTATGGCATCCCCGACGTGTACACCGACGCGGAGGATCTGCTGGGGCGCGACGACCTGGACGTCATCGATGTGGTGACCCGCGGCGATCACCAGGAGCTCGTCTTCGCCACGCTCCAGGCCGGCAAGCACTGTCTGGTCGAGAAGCCGGTCTGTCACGACTACCGCGATGTGTGGCTCGCGCACCGCCTGGCGGAGTCCAAGGGCCTCAAGACCAAGGTCGGGCTGACCTTCCGCTACGCCCCCGCGGTGATGTACATGTTCGACCTCATCCGGGAGGGTTTCATTGGGCAGCCGTACATCTTCAACGGGTACGAGCAGAACTCGCAGTGGCTCGACCCGGACAACCCGATGGACAAGCGTATCCACAAGACGAAGCCCGTGGACGAAGCCCCATGGGGGACGGACCTGAGCCGCGAAGGCATCACCGTCTCCTCGCTCGAAGGCTACGGTGCCCCCACCATCGACATCGGGTTGGAGTGCGTGGGAGCGGACCTGACGCAGGTGGTGGGGATTCTTGCCAACATGGTCCCCTACCGCCGCCGCACCAACCTCGACAGCGAGCGCGAGCGCATCAACATCGACGACGCGGACATGTTCATGGGCGAGGCTGCGAATGGAGCACTGTTCTCCATGCAGTCCTCCTATGTCACGGTCGGAAACTACCCGGGAATCGAGGCCAGGATCTTCGGCTCGGAAGGAGCGTTGATCGTCCGGCTCGTCGAGGAGTTCGGTGTCATCCAGACCTTGCACGCGGCCCAGCCGGATGCCGTGGAGTTCGTGCCGCTGGAGATCCCCGATCGCTACTTCCCGCCCGGCTACCAGGAAACCGACGCATGGGGCACCGCCTTCTACGGCAACCTCGTTCACAATTTCCTGGAGGAGATCACGGACGGCGGCCCGGTCAATCAAGGTGACTTTGCGCAGAGCGCGCGTGTTCAGGAGATCATCAACGCCGTAGCGCTGTCGCACCGGGAGCATCGTTGGGTCTCGCTCCCCTTGGAGGGGGAGGACGGCGCTGCACTGCCGGCCAGCCCCTTCTGACGCGGGTAAGTCACGATGTCCGACCGGATCTTGCGCTGGGGTGTGCTGAGCACGGCGAACATCGGTCGCGCAGCCGTCGTTCCCGCCCTGCACGCGTCCCCTCGGAGTCGCGTGGAGGCGGTCGCCAGTCGAGACCAGGCACGGGCCCGTCAGTTCGCCGAGGCCAACCGCATTCCCCGGGGCGTGGGGAGTTACCAGGCCTTGCTCGACGATCCCGAGATCGACGCCGTCTACATCCCGCTCCCCAACAGCTTGCACCTGGAGTGGACCCGGAAAGCCGCCGAGGCGGGCAAGCACGTGCTCTGCGAGAAGCCACTGGGCCTCGGCGCCCGGGAGTGCCTGGAGATGGACCGGGTGGCCCGCGTGCACGACGTGCGGCTCATGGAGGCGTTCATGTACCGCTTCCACCCGCGCAGCGAGCGCCTGTTGGAGATGGTCGGGTCGGGTGCCCTGGGAGACCTTCGCATGATCCGCAGCACGTTCACGTTCCGACTGACACGCCCCGACAACATACGCCTCGATCCCGGCCTCGGTGGTGGGGCCCTGCTGGACGTGGGATGCTATTGCGTCAACGTGAGTCGCATGGTTGCGGGTCGTGAGCCTCTGGCGGTCCAGGCCACCGCGCGCTGGAGCGAGCGCGGCGTGGACGAGGAGCTCACCGGGACGCTCTTCTTCGAGGGAGGTCTCGTGGCCCGTTTCGACTGCGCGCTCACCATGGAGCGTTGCGAGCAGGTGGAGGTCGCCGGGACCGACGCCTGGCTCCGAATCCCGCAGGCTTTCCTGCCGGGAACGAACGACTGCGTGATCGAGGAGCATCGGGGGCGGTCCGGGCGCGAAGACCACCTCGTGCCCGGCGCGGATGAATACCTACGGATGGTGGAGCACTTCGAGGACGCCGTCCTCGACGGACTCCCGCTGCGGTACGATGCCCGCGAGGCGGCGCGCAACCTGAAGGTGATCGAAGCGATCTATGTATCCGCGCGGGCGCAGGGTGCGCGTGTGGATCTCGATCGGGAGGCGCGGTGAGCGCCGCCCCTATTTGGGAGGCAGAGACTCCACGAACTCGAGCGCCCAGGCCAACCAGGACTCGAGAGCGTTGTCCGTTTCGATGCCCGCAGGCGCCACGTAGACGAAGCCTTTCAACGGCTTCTTGGTGAAATCCATCTCCCGCGCATGCGGACGGGTCAGAGCCTCAGGGTAGCGCTCCGCCCCCACCCTCAACATGAGGTCGTCGTTGGCCACGCCACAGCACATGTGACCGCGGACCATGAAGGCGACCCCGCCGAACATGCGCTTCTCCACGACATCCGAGCGCTGGGCGAGGGCTTCGCGGATGCGCTGGACAAGACCCGGATCAGCGGACATTCGGCTTCCATCCCCGCAGGCGGTTGGCGTTGGATACGACGGTCACCGAGCTGAAGGCCATCGCCGCGCCGGCGATCATCGGCGACAGGAGCGTGCCGAAGAAGGGGTAGAGCGCACCAGCCGCGATGGGAATGGCCAGGGCGTTGTAGACGAAGGCGCCGAACAGGTTCTGGCGCACGTTGCGCACCGTGGCCTGCGAGAGATCGAGCGCGTCGGCTACGCCCCCAAGCCGCTCGCCGAGCAACGTGACGTCCGCCGCCTCCATGGCCACGTCGGTCCCCGAGCCGATGGCGATGCCCACGTCGGCCTGGGCAAGCGCGGGTGCGTCGTTCACGCCGTCCCCCACCATCGCGACCGTTCGTCCCTCCTGCTGCAGCGCCTGCACCGCGCGCGACTTCTCCTCGGGAAGCACACGGGCTCGGACGTGCCCGATGCCCACCTCCGCGGCGACCGCCTGGGCCACGGCCTCCTGGTCGCCCGTCAGCATCACGACCTCCCGCCCCTGCGCCCGTAAGCGTCGCACGGTCTCACGCGCGTCGGGCTTGATGCGATCCGCCACGGCGATCACACCCAACACTCGGCCCTCGCGCTCCACGACCACCGGGGAATGACCCTGGGCCATCTCGCGCTCCAGGGCGTCCTGCAGCGCTGACAGGTCGCCGCCCCCATCGCGGATGAAGTCCGGTGCTCCCACGCGCACGCTGGCACCCGCCAGGCGCGCCTCGACTCCACGTCCAGGGATCGAGCGGAAGCTGTCGACCGGCAGCGTCTCCATCCCCTGCGCGCGCGCGTGCTCCACGATCGCTCGGGCCACGGGGTGCTCGCTACGCATCTCGGCGGAGGCGCCCTGTTGCAGCACCTCCGCCGTGTCGGCATCGGCGGCCGGAGCGACAGCCACGACGGCGAGCTCTCCGGCAGTGACGGTCCCAGTCTTGTCCACCACCACGGTGTCGACGCGGCGAGCGGTTTCCAACGCCTCGCCATTGCGGATCAGGATGCCGTGCTCTGCGCCTTTGCCGATGCCGATCATCACCGAAATCGGCGTCGCCAGGCCGAGCGCACACGGGCACGAGATGACCAGCACGGCCACGGCCACGACCACGGCGTAGTTCAATCGCGGCTCCGGCCCGAACAGGTACCAGAGCGCGCCCGCCAGCAGAGCGATGACTACGACGGTCGGGACGAACACCGCGGCGATCCGATCGGCGAGGCGCTGGATCGGGGGCTTGCTGGCCTGCGCCGCCCGCACCCGCTCGACGATGCGGGCCAGCACGGTGTCAGCACCCACCCGCTCTGCGGCGAACACGAGGCTCCCTTCACCGTTCACCGTTCCGCCGACCACGGAGTCGCCCACGCTCTTGGTTACCGGCAGGCTCTCTCCGGTGACGAGGGACTCGTCCACCGCGCTGGCGCCCTCCACCACGGTGCCGTCCACGGGAACGCGCTCGCCCGGGCGCACCAGGACGTGATCGCCCACCATCAGGTCCTGCGCGTCGATGTCGATCTCGTGACCCTCACGCAGCACGTGCGCCCGCTCGGGCCGCAGCTCCAGCAGGGCCCGCAGCGCCCGCGACGTGCGGCCCCGCGCACGGGCCTCCAGCGCCTGCCCCAGGACCACCAGAGTGATGACCACTGCGGCGGCTTCAAAGAACGGATGGGCCGTTCCTGCGGGGAAAAGGCTGGGCGCCGCCACGACGACCACGGAGTACAGAAAGGCCGCGCCGGTGCCGAGCGCGATGAGCGTGTCCATCGTGGTCTC is a window from the Gemmatimonadota bacterium genome containing:
- a CDS encoding TfoX/Sxy family protein produces the protein MSADPGLVQRIREALAQRSDVVEKRMFGGVAFMVRGHMCCGVANDDLMLRVGAERYPEALTRPHAREMDFTKKPLKGFVYVAPAGIETDNALESWLAWALEFVESLPPK
- a CDS encoding heavy metal translocating P-type ATPase gives rise to the protein MTPTGAPSATQDRRELAIDGMHCAACVGRVERALQGVPGVLECSVNLVEETASLTVDPSAFDAASATAAVEKAGYAARARSTDVLEPAADREQEMARQDDAWRQALRRFWVGAILGLPVLVLGHVGLFPGLEHLGHDRRLQILSGLLTLPIVTWVGGGFFTRAWAQIRRGETTMDTLIALGTGAAFLYSVVVVAAPSLFPAGTAHPFFEAAAVVITLVVLGQALEARARGRTSRALRALLELRPERAHVLREGHEIDIDAQDLMVGDHVLVRPGERVPVDGTVVEGASAVDESLVTGESLPVTKSVGDSVVGGTVNGEGSLVFAAERVGADTVLARIVERVRAAQASKPPIQRLADRIAAVFVPTVVVIALLAGALWYLFGPEPRLNYAVVVAVAVLVISCPCALGLATPISVMIGIGKGAEHGILIRNGEALETARRVDTVVVDKTGTVTAGELAVVAVAPAADADTAEVLQQGASAEMRSEHPVARAIVEHARAQGMETLPVDSFRSIPGRGVEARLAGASVRVGAPDFIRDGGGDLSALQDALEREMAQGHSPVVVEREGRVLGVIAVADRIKPDARETVRRLRAQGREVVMLTGDQEAVAQAVAAEVGIGHVRARVLPEEKSRAVQALQQEGRTVAMVGDGVNDAPALAQADVGIAIGSGTDVAMEAADVTLLGERLGGVADALDLSQATVRNVRQNLFGAFVYNALAIPIAAGALYPFFGTLLSPMIAGAAMAFSSVTVVSNANRLRGWKPNVR
- a CDS encoding Gfo/Idh/MocA family oxidoreductase; translated protein: MPERLRVGVIGAGRWSNTAHLPGFHRSPACDLVAICDRDLDLAQARAAQYGIPDVYTDAEDLLGRDDLDVIDVVTRGDHQELVFATLQAGKHCLVEKPVCHDYRDVWLAHRLAESKGLKTKVGLTFRYAPAVMYMFDLIREGFIGQPYIFNGYEQNSQWLDPDNPMDKRIHKTKPVDEAPWGTDLSREGITVSSLEGYGAPTIDIGLECVGADLTQVVGILANMVPYRRRTNLDSERERINIDDADMFMGEAANGALFSMQSSYVTVGNYPGIEARIFGSEGALIVRLVEEFGVIQTLHAAQPDAVEFVPLEIPDRYFPPGYQETDAWGTAFYGNLVHNFLEEITDGGPVNQGDFAQSARVQEIINAVALSHREHRWVSLPLEGEDGAALPASPF
- a CDS encoding Gfo/Idh/MocA family oxidoreductase — its product is MSDRILRWGVLSTANIGRAAVVPALHASPRSRVEAVASRDQARARQFAEANRIPRGVGSYQALLDDPEIDAVYIPLPNSLHLEWTRKAAEAGKHVLCEKPLGLGARECLEMDRVARVHDVRLMEAFMYRFHPRSERLLEMVGSGALGDLRMIRSTFTFRLTRPDNIRLDPGLGGGALLDVGCYCVNVSRMVAGREPLAVQATARWSERGVDEELTGTLFFEGGLVARFDCALTMERCEQVEVAGTDAWLRIPQAFLPGTNDCVIEEHRGRSGREDHLVPGADEYLRMVEHFEDAVLDGLPLRYDAREAARNLKVIEAIYVSARAQGARVDLDREAR
- a CDS encoding amidohydrolase — protein: MRASAPRALWIAVLVALLAPSWVSAQRADRRLRGLKDEALQLVEARSKQVQEIVDMLYSFGELGMQEFETQKYLTGLLEQEGFQIQLGVAGMPSAWTARWGSGKPVIALGSDVDGIPQSNQKPGVGYREAIISMAPGHGEGHNSGQAVNIVAALAVKELMERDNIPGTLMIWPGIAEEQVGSKAFFVREGIFNDVDVNLFTHVGSNFGMSWGQGGGNALWSVQFRFTGETAHSAGSPWRGRSALDAVMLMAQAWEFKREHLQPAARSHYIIVDGGDQPNVVPQTATIWFYFRERDYPRTKAMYDAAVKMAEGAALMTGTTVDTIMTVGSAWGRHFSKPVAEVAYANIQRVGLPQWSEADQTLARGLQKELGVDEDGLADSIPELSGPVDLERSLGGGSDDIGDISWNMPTITLNYPSNIPGGPGHNWANGIAMATPIAHKGAVAGAKVQALTLLDLLLTPKLVTDAWDYFNTVQTAETKYTPFIAPTDQPAIWLNEEIMAKWRPQMREYYYDPSRFSNYLEQLGIEYPTVRTRPVSEQDGR